Below is a window of Comamonadaceae bacterium M7527 DNA.
TATTCCCGGTGCGGGTGGTACCCAGCGCTTGCCACGCGCCGTGGGCAAGTCAAAGGCCATGGACATGACGCTCACGGGGCGCATGATGAGTGCCGACGAGGCCGAGCGCGCAGGTCTGGTCAGCCGCGTGGTGCCGGTCGACAAGCTGATGGACGAGGCACTGGGCGCCGCCCTCATGATTGGCGGCTACTCCATGCCCAGCGTGATGGCTGCCAAAGAGGCTGTCAACAAGGCGTTTGAAGGCTCGTTGGCAGATGGTGTGCACTTTGAGCGCCGCTTGTTCCACGCCTTGTTTGCCACGGCTGACCAAAAAGAAGGTATGGATGCGTTTGTAAACAAGCGCCAGCCCAACTTCACGCACCAATAATTTTTTGCACGCCGCGCAAGCTGTGCGTGTAAAAATTGGCTATAATTTGCGGCTTCGGTGATGTAGCTCAGCTGGTTAGAGCACAGCATTCATAATGCTGGGGTCGGTGGTTCAAGTCCACCTATCACCACCAAACACGTAAAAACCCGCCAAGTGTTGCGCTTGGCGGGTTTTTTATTGGCAAAAGCGCAGCCTGGCAAGCTATAATGTGAGGCTTCGCTGATTGCGCCGCGCTTGCAAGTGCGGTGTCATGAGTGATGTTTAGTTACCGCTGGCACAACAGCAGACTGCTTGAAAGCAAACCGTCCGTAACAGGGGCGGCCCCGTCAAGCAGCTGGCCCAGCGAGGTGCGGCGCAAGCTGTTAACGTTTTTAGGAGTGTCCACAATGGCACGCGTATGTGATGTAACGGGCAAAAAGCCCATGTCGGGAAACAACGTTTCCCACGCCAACAACAAGACCAAGCGTCGTTTCCTGCCCAACTTGCAGTACCGTCGTTTTTGGGTAGAGACAGAGAACCGTTGGGTGCGCTTGCGCGTATCAAGCGCGGCTTTGCGCTTGATTGACAAAAACGGTATTGATTCAGTGCTGGCCGATTTGCGCGCCCGCGGTCAAGCTTAATAGGTAGGAGAACCGAACATGGCAACCAAAGGCACACGTGAGAAAATCAAGCTGGAATCCACTGCAGGAACCGGCCATTTCTACACCACCACCAAAAACAAAAAGACCACACCCGAGAAAATGGAGATCATGAAGTTTGATCCCAAAGCGCGCAAGCATGTGGCTTACAAAGAGATCAAGCTGAAGTAATTCAGCGTCCATTTCTGCAAAAACCGCCTATGGGTTACCTGGGCGGTTTTTTTACGTCCATAACACCTGTTGCTCAGGCGTGGCGCACGCATCAAGCCTACAGGTAGGCCGTGGCGCGCATCGAGGTGCGCATGGTGGCGCCCACAAAAAAGCCACTGACCAGCAGTGGCTTTTGCACACACAACAGGCGCAGGGCCTGTGTGGGTGTTGTTGTCAGAGCGCTTTGACTGAACGCAGCTTGACCGAGAACTCGCGCAACGCGGCAATACCGCTGGCCTCAGCTTTGACACACCAGGCTTGCAAATCTGCCGCCAGCTGGTCACGGGTTTGCGTGGTGCTGCTCCAGACCTGGCGCAACTCTTCACGCATGTGTGTCATGGTGTCCAGTACGGGGTGTGCTGCACGCGCCTCAGCCAGTTGCGGCTTGACCGAAGCTGGTACCTTGTCGTCGTCGCGGTGCAACCAGCGCTTGGCGGCGGCGAGGTTGACCCAGTCCTGACCCTTGGCTTTGGCTGATGCCAGCTCGGTGCTGGCCGCGCCGCGCAAGGCCTTGGCAAAGTTGGCCATAACCTCATAGCGGTTGGCAATGACAGCCTCCAGCGTGTGCTCGTCTGCCACTGGCTTGACATCACCCAGCACCAATTGGGGCGGCACTTTGCGTACCTTGGCCCAGCCCAACATTTCAAACATGCGGATGTAAGCCCAACCCAGGTCAAACTCGTAGGGTTTGACCGAGAATTTGGCAGACGTGGGGTAGGTGTGGTGGTTGTTGTGCAACTCCTCACCGCCAATGATGATGCCCCAGGGCGACACATTGGTGCTTGAATCGGCCGCTTCAAAGTTGCGGTAGCCCCAGTAGTGGCCAATGCCATTGATCACGCCAGCAGCCCAGATTGGTATCCAGGCCATTTGAATAGCCCAAATGGTCAGGCCCAGCACGCCAAACAGTGCCACGTTGATCACAAGCATCAAGCCGACGCCAGTGGCGCTGAAGCGGCGGTAGACATTGCGATCAATCCAGTCATCTGGCGTGCCGTGACTGAATTTTTCAATGGTCGCGGCCACTTTTGCCTCTGCGCGGTATAGCTCAGAGCCGCGGAACAACACCGTACCAATGCCGCGGGTGACCGGGCTGTGGGGGTCGTCGTGTGTTTCGCACTTGGCGTGGTGCTTGCGGTGAATGGCCACCCACTCGCGTGTGACCATGCCCGTGGTCATCCACAACCAAAAACGGAAGAAATGCGATGGTATTGGGCCCAGGTCCATGGCGCGGTGCGCCTGGTGGCGGTGCAGGTATATGGTGACACCGGCAATAGTGAGGTGGGTCACGACCAGGGTATATATGACCAGCTGCCATCCTGTGGCATGGGTTAGGCCGTTGGTCAGCCAATCAATTGCTATATCCAGCATTGGGGAGTCCTTGTGTGGTGGTACGAGTACCGAGTACCCAAGCGCATTGGCACCAGGATGGGTGCCGCTGCTGTTGGGTGCAACGTCTCAGATTTTAAAGGTTTTGGCCGGTTTCGCCTAATCTGCAAGGCGTGGGCGCGACACAAATAGCGTGGTATTGATGCACATCAAGCGTAAACGCCCTGCAAGCGCGTTATCTGGCTAAAAGATGACATTTGTTGCTTAAATAGTCTCTTTACGCCTCCAAATGGCGGCAAAAAATCCATCTGTGCCATGCTGGTGCGGCCATAAACGCAGGAAATCACCCTGGCACAAGCTAACCGCCAGGCTTTGGTTGTCATCAGCGTCTTTCCCGCCCTTTTTTGCATCGCCCTTGGCGTCGCCTTTTGACAACACCCCTGTCAGCACAGACCATACCGGTACCACTTCAAAGTCGGCATGGGCTTGGGTGAAGGCGTTGGCAATGTCTTCGTTTTCAGCTTGCAGCAAACTGCAAGTCGCGTACACCAGACGCCCGCCGGGCTTCACCATGTTGGCGGCGCTGTCCAGGATAGACGTTTGCAGCTGCACCAATTCGTCTATGTCCTTGGCTTTCAAGCGCCACTTCAGGTCTGGGCTGCGGCGCATGGTGCCTGTGCCAGAGCACGGTGCGTCTACCAATACGCGGTCCATCTTGAAGCTCAGGCGCTTGACGCGTTCGTCGCGCTCGTGACTGATGGCGGCGGTTTGCACATTGCTCAAGCCGCTTCTGGCCAAGCGTGGTTTCAGGGCGTCCAAGCGGTGACCTGATGTGTCAAAGGCGTACAAGCGCCCGGTGGAACGCATGTCTGCGCCCATGGCCAGCGTTTTGCCGCCAGCGCCGGCGCAAAAGTCGGCCACCATGTCGCCACGTTTGGCACCCACCAGGGCCGCTAGCAGTTGGGAGCCTTCGTCTTGCACCTCAAAGTCGCCCGCTTCAAAGCCGGCAAATTTACGCAAAGACGGGTTGCCCTCCAGGCGCAAGCCCAGCGGTGAGTAAGGCGTGACCTCGCTGGTAATGGACTTGGCAGCCAGGGCTTTTTGTACGGCCTCTCGTTTGGCTTTCAGGGCGTTGACCCGTATGTCCAGCGGGGCAGGTGTGTTGAGTGCGTTGGCCAGGGCCATAAAGTCATCGCCAACTTGCGCCTTGAGCGGGTCTACCAGCCACTGGGGCAGGTTGTGCAAGTGCAAATCAAGAAAGTCTTGGTCTTTGGTCGCGTCGCAAGTGGCCAGCCAGGCGGTTTCTTGTGGCGTCAGCGACGAGGCAATCAGGTCGCGCGGACCGTGAAAACCCAGAATGGCCAGCTTGCGCTCGCGCCCACCCGGGCCAGAGCGGGCCAGGTATTCAAAGCGCGCTTTGAATCGCAGCACTTTGTACAGGGTCTCGGATATGGTGGCGCGCTCGCGCGGGCCCAGCCCTTTGTTGTCGCGGCAGTATTTGGCTACGGTTGCGTCAGCGGGGTGGGTAAAAGTCAACACGCGGCCAATCAGTGCAGCGGCGTGGTCAATAAGGGCGTTTGGATGCATGGCGTCATTGTCCCACGCGCCGTGTCGTGCAGACCTCAACGAGAGCTCAATGCCCGATAATGCTGGGTTATGTCCGAAATAGTCAAACAAGTTCGTCGCAGGCGCACCTTCGCCATCATTTCTCACCCAGACGCGGGTAAAACCACGCTGACCGAAAAACTGTTGTTGTTTTCAGGTGCGATCAATATTGCCGGTAGCGTCAAGGCCCGCAAAGCGGCGCGCCATGCCACCAGCGACTGGATGGAAATTGAAAAGCAGCGCGGCATTTCAGTGGCCAGCTCGGTGATGCAAATGGAATACCGCGACTGCGTGATCAACCTGCTGGACACGCCAGGGCACCAAGACTTTTCAGAAGACACCTACCGCGTGTTAACGGCTGTAGACGCTGCATTGATGGTGATTGATGCGGCCAACGGCGTAGAGCCCCAAACCCGGCGCTTGCTGCAAGTATGCCGTGCACGCAACACGCCAATCCTCACATTCGTGAACAAGATGGACCGCGAGGTGCAAGGCCCACTGGACGTGATGGACGAAGTTGAGCGCGAGCTGGGCATGACGGTGGTGCCCTTTACGTGGCCAGTGGGTATGGGTAAACGCTTTCACGGCGTGTATGACCGACGCACCGATCAAATGCGTGTGTTTGACGGCGGTGACGACAAGCGCGGCGGCGAAGAGGAAGTACTGTCTGGCCTGGACAATGCCCAGGCCGCCCAGCGCTTTGGCGCTGAATTTGAAGACGCCAAGGGCGAGTTGGAGCTCATCGCAGGTGCCAGCCCGGCATTTGATGCAAAAGCCTTTTTGGCAGGCGAGCAAACGCCCATGTTGTTTGGCTCGGCTGTCAACAACTTTGGCGTGCGCGAAGTGCTGGATGCCTTGGTGGACCTGGCCCCGCCGCCAGATAAACGCGACACCTTGCAGCGCACGGTCGATCCTGCAGAGCCCAAGTTCACAGGTGTGGTGTTCAAAATTCAGGCCAACATGGACCCGGCGCACCGCGACCGCATTGCGTTTTTGCGCGTGGCCAGTGGCCACTTTGAGCGCGGCATGAAGCTCAAAGTGGTGCGCTCTGGCAAAGAGCTGCGCCCCAACACGGTGGTGAGCTTTTTAAGCCAGCGCCGTGAGCTGCTCGAAGAAGCCTATGCAGGCGACATTATTGGTATTCCCAACCACGGTGTGCTGCAACTTGGTGACACACTCACTGAAGGCGAACAGCTGCAATTTACGGGCTTGCCGTTTTTTGCGCCTGAAATGATTCGCACAGTTGAAGTGGCCGACCCATTGCGCACCAAACAACTGCGCGCCGGCCTGACGCAGCTGGGTGAAGAAGGTGCCATTCAAGTGTTTCGCCCCATTGCCGGCACGGTGTTGTTACTGGGTGCCGTGGGACAACTGCAATTTGAAGTGGTGGCCCACCGCTTGCAAACCGAATACGGCGTCAAAGCCCGCATTGGCAACAGCTCTTACTCATTGGCGCGTTGGGTGACTTGCGCACCTGAAGACGGCGGTGAGGCGGAGCTGAAACGGTTTATGGCTGCCAACGCCCACCGTATTGCATTGGATGCGGTAGACGCGCCGACCTTGCTGGTAGACCACAGCGCAACGCTGCGCGCCGTGGAGGCCAACTGGCCCAAGATTAAGTTTCACACCATGCGTGAGCATGCGGGCCTGGTATTTCAAACGGGCATGTAAGCACCACACCCAGCCGTTTATGACCGCTGGCTAAGCGTTGGCTTGCAGCCACTGCGCAATGGCTTGCGGGTATATCAAGTGCTCCTGGGTGAGCACCCGCGCCGCCAAAGTTGACGCAGTATCCGTGGGCAGCACGGGTACTGCAGCTTGCGCCAAAAACGCACCGTGGTCTAACTCGGCGGTAACCTGATGCACGGTTGCCCCAGCAAATTTGCAGCCCATGTCCAGGGCGCGCTGGTGCGTGTGCAACCCTGCAAATGC
It encodes the following:
- the rpmB gene encoding 50S ribosomal protein L28; amino-acid sequence: MARVCDVTGKKPMSGNNVSHANNKTKRRFLPNLQYRRFWVETENRWVRLRVSSAALRLIDKNGIDSVLADLRARGQA
- the rpmG gene encoding 50S ribosomal protein L33, coding for MATKGTREKIKLESTAGTGHFYTTTKNKKTTPEKMEIMKFDPKARKHVAYKEIKLK
- a CDS encoding fatty acid desaturase; the encoded protein is MLDIAIDWLTNGLTHATGWQLVIYTLVVTHLTIAGVTIYLHRHQAHRAMDLGPIPSHFFRFWLWMTTGMVTREWVAIHRKHHAKCETHDDPHSPVTRGIGTVLFRGSELYRAEAKVAATIEKFSHGTPDDWIDRNVYRRFSATGVGLMLVINVALFGVLGLTIWAIQMAWIPIWAAGVINGIGHYWGYRNFEAADSSTNVSPWGIIIGGEELHNNHHTYPTSAKFSVKPYEFDLGWAYIRMFEMLGWAKVRKVPPQLVLGDVKPVADEHTLEAVIANRYEVMANFAKALRGAASTELASAKAKGQDWVNLAAAKRWLHRDDDKVPASVKPQLAEARAAHPVLDTMTHMREELRQVWSSTTQTRDQLAADLQAWCVKAEASGIAALREFSVKLRSVKAL
- a CDS encoding RsmB/NOP family class I SAM-dependent RNA methyltransferase, with protein sequence MHPNALIDHAAALIGRVLTFTHPADATVAKYCRDNKGLGPRERATISETLYKVLRFKARFEYLARSGPGGRERKLAILGFHGPRDLIASSLTPQETAWLATCDATKDQDFLDLHLHNLPQWLVDPLKAQVGDDFMALANALNTPAPLDIRVNALKAKREAVQKALAAKSITSEVTPYSPLGLRLEGNPSLRKFAGFEAGDFEVQDEGSQLLAALVGAKRGDMVADFCAGAGGKTLAMGADMRSTGRLYAFDTSGHRLDALKPRLARSGLSNVQTAAISHERDERVKRLSFKMDRVLVDAPCSGTGTMRRSPDLKWRLKAKDIDELVQLQTSILDSAANMVKPGGRLVYATCSLLQAENEDIANAFTQAHADFEVVPVWSVLTGVLSKGDAKGDAKKGGKDADDNQSLAVSLCQGDFLRLWPHQHGTDGFFAAIWRRKETI
- a CDS encoding peptide chain release factor 3, whose product is MSEIVKQVRRRRTFAIISHPDAGKTTLTEKLLLFSGAINIAGSVKARKAARHATSDWMEIEKQRGISVASSVMQMEYRDCVINLLDTPGHQDFSEDTYRVLTAVDAALMVIDAANGVEPQTRRLLQVCRARNTPILTFVNKMDREVQGPLDVMDEVERELGMTVVPFTWPVGMGKRFHGVYDRRTDQMRVFDGGDDKRGGEEEVLSGLDNAQAAQRFGAEFEDAKGELELIAGASPAFDAKAFLAGEQTPMLFGSAVNNFGVREVLDALVDLAPPPDKRDTLQRTVDPAEPKFTGVVFKIQANMDPAHRDRIAFLRVASGHFERGMKLKVVRSGKELRPNTVVSFLSQRRELLEEAYAGDIIGIPNHGVLQLGDTLTEGEQLQFTGLPFFAPEMIRTVEVADPLRTKQLRAGLTQLGEEGAIQVFRPIAGTVLLLGAVGQLQFEVVAHRLQTEYGVKARIGNSSYSLARWVTCAPEDGGEAELKRFMAANAHRIALDAVDAPTLLVDHSATLRAVEANWPKIKFHTMREHAGLVFQTGM